The following coding sequences lie in one Apium graveolens cultivar Ventura chromosome 3, ASM990537v1, whole genome shotgun sequence genomic window:
- the LOC141712412 gene encoding agamous-like MADS-box protein AGL12 isoform X1 — protein sequence MVRGKIQMKRIENPVHRQVTFCKRRAGFLKKAKELSVLCDAEIGVFIFSAHGKLYDLATKGTMQGLVDKYLNSTRGADPQIKDHQATEKQVQDTKMEIDVQKNEIDILQKSLRYMSGGGTGKMTMDELHMLEKNLEVWISHIRSVKMDIMFQEIQLLKNKLSLCFSFLKEETLRAANHYLNDKMISQYGFTNMDAPVINNIAYPLTMQNEIYQFGHTDNTASL from the exons ATGGTTCGTGGGAAAATTCAGATGAAGCGAATAGAGAATCCAGTGCACCGACAAGTGACTTTTTGTAAGCGTCGAGCAGGGTTTCTGAAGAAGGCCAAGGAGCTCTCAGTGCTGTGTGATGCTGAAATCGGTGTATTTATTTTTTCAGCTCATGGAAAGCTTTATGATCTTGCTACTAAAGG AACCATGCAAGGGCTTGTGGACAAGTATTTGAATTCAACTAGGGGCGCTGATCCCCAAATTAAGGATCACCAAGCCACTGAAAAACAAGTTCAG GATACTAAAATGGAGATTGATGTGCAGAAAAATGAAATCGATATACTGCAAAAGAGTCTCAG GTACATGTCTGGAGGGGGAACAGGTAAAATGACCATGGATGAACTGCATATGCTTGAAAAGAATCTTGAAGTATGGATAAGCCATATTCGATCGGTCAAG ATGGATATAATGTTTCAAGAAATCCAGCTGCTGAAGAATAAG TTATCCCTCTGTTTTTCTTTCTTGAAGGAGGAAACACTCAGAGCTGCAAATCATTATCTTAATGACAAG ATGATCAGTCAATATGGGTTTACAAACATGGATGCTCCGGTGATAAATAATATAGCTTATCCGCTTACAATGCAGAATGAAATATATCAGTTCGGACATACAGATAATACAGCTAGTCTGTAA
- the LOC141712412 gene encoding agamous-like MADS-box protein AGL12 isoform X2, translating to MVRGKIQMKRIENPVHRQVTFCKRRAGFLKKAKELSVLCDAEIGVFIFSAHGKLYDLATKGTMQGLVDKYLNSTRGADPQIKDHQATEKQVQDTKMEIDVQKNEIDILQKSLRYMSGGGTGKMTMDELHMLEKNLEVWISHIRSVKMDIMFQEIQLLKNKEETLRAANHYLNDKMISQYGFTNMDAPVINNIAYPLTMQNEIYQFGHTDNTASL from the exons ATGGTTCGTGGGAAAATTCAGATGAAGCGAATAGAGAATCCAGTGCACCGACAAGTGACTTTTTGTAAGCGTCGAGCAGGGTTTCTGAAGAAGGCCAAGGAGCTCTCAGTGCTGTGTGATGCTGAAATCGGTGTATTTATTTTTTCAGCTCATGGAAAGCTTTATGATCTTGCTACTAAAGG AACCATGCAAGGGCTTGTGGACAAGTATTTGAATTCAACTAGGGGCGCTGATCCCCAAATTAAGGATCACCAAGCCACTGAAAAACAAGTTCAG GATACTAAAATGGAGATTGATGTGCAGAAAAATGAAATCGATATACTGCAAAAGAGTCTCAG GTACATGTCTGGAGGGGGAACAGGTAAAATGACCATGGATGAACTGCATATGCTTGAAAAGAATCTTGAAGTATGGATAAGCCATATTCGATCGGTCAAG ATGGATATAATGTTTCAAGAAATCCAGCTGCTGAAGAATAAG GAGGAAACACTCAGAGCTGCAAATCATTATCTTAATGACAAG ATGATCAGTCAATATGGGTTTACAAACATGGATGCTCCGGTGATAAATAATATAGCTTATCCGCTTACAATGCAGAATGAAATATATCAGTTCGGACATACAGATAATACAGCTAGTCTGTAA